A genomic stretch from Setaria viridis chromosome 1, Setaria_viridis_v4.0, whole genome shotgun sequence includes:
- the LOC117841460 gene encoding uncharacterized protein, producing MRAVVIARPGGPEVLEAREVEDPPAPGEGEVLLEVAAAGVNRADTVQRMGRYPPPAGASPYPGLECSGTILALGPNVPSRWAVGDKVCALLSGGGYAEKVVVPAGQLMPIPEGVSLTDAAGLPEVSCTVWSTVFMISHLSPGESFLIHGGSSGIGTFAIQIAKHLGIKVFVTAGSEEKLAACKGLGADVCINYKTEDFVDRVKQETNGKGVDVILDNIGGSYLQRNLNSLGVDGRLFIIGFQGGTVAEVNLQAVFARRLTVQAAGLRSRSPANKAQIVSEVEKNVWPAVAAGKVKPVIYKTFPLSEAAEAHRLMEASTHIGKILLLPGLHM from the exons atgAGGGCAGTGGTGATCGCGCGCCCCGGCGGGCCGGAGGTACTGGAGGCGCGGGAGGTGGAGGATCCCCCCGCGCCAGGCGAAGGTGAGGTGCTCCtcgaggtcgccgccgcgggcgtCAATCGCGCGGACACGGTCCAGCGGATGGGCCGGTACCCGCCGCCTGCCGGCGCGTCCCCTTACCCGGGGCTCGAGTGTTCCGGCACCATCCTCGCGCTCGGCCCCAACGTCCCCTCGCGGTGGGCCGTCGGAGACAAG GTCTGCGCGCTGCTTAGCGGTGGCGGGTACGCggagaaggtggtggtgccAGCGGGGCAGCTAATGCCGATACCGGAGGGAGTGTCTCTGACGGACGCAGCCGGATTGCCTGAGGTGTCCTGCACCGTCTGGTCAACCGTGTTCATGATCAGTCACCTCTCCCCCGGCGAATCATTCCTT ATCCACGGAGGATCAAGTGGAATCGGTACTTTTGCTATACAGATTGCAAAGCACCTCGGAATTAAGGTTTTTGTCACTGCAG GAAGCGAAGAAAAACTAGCAGCCTGCAAAGGTTTGGGTGCCGATGTATGCATAAACTACAAAACAGAAGACTTTGTTGACCGTGTCAAACAGGAAACCAATGGAAAGG GTGTTGATGTCATTCTGGACAATATTGGAGGATCATATCTCCAGCGCAATCTGAACAGCTTAGGCGTTGATGGTAGACTCTTCATCATTGGCTTCCAAGGAGGCACTGTAGCTGAAGTAAACCTGCAAGCCGTTTTTGCACGGCGCTTGACTGTACAAG CTGCTGGACTTCGCAGCAGAAGCCCTGCCAATAAAGCACAGATCGTCAGTGAGGTGGAAAAGAATGTGTGGCCCGCTGTCGCGGCTGGCAAGGTGAAGCCGGTGATTTACAAGACGTTCCCGTTATCTGAAGCGGCTGAGGCTCACAGATTGATGGAAGCTAGCACCCACATCGGCAAGATACTTCTGCTTCCAGGACTACATATGTAG